From the genome of Aeromonas hydrophila subsp. hydrophila ATCC 7966:
TACCAGCCAAAGGTGGACTTCTTGGCCTGCTTGCGGATCTCTTTCTGGTCTGCCCACAGCAGCTCGCCGTTTTGCAGATCCATCAGGTTCATGGTCATCTGGTAGTAGACATCCTTCACCTTGCCGTTGTCCTTGACGATGCTGGCGAGGTTGCCATAGACCATGTAGCGGGCGCCGGTCTGCTTGCCAAGGCGCACCATGGAGGCAGGATCCACCATGCCGCTGCTCTGCTGGTATTCGAGCTGCTGCTTGACCGCCGCCACCTTGCTCATGTCGACGAAGCGGAACTTGCCGGCGCGCAGCAGCTTGGTACGGATGCTGTCGGTGATGGCCTCGGTGTCGATGTGCTCGGAGGTCTTGTTGC
Proteins encoded in this window:
- the lpoB gene encoding penicillin-binding protein activator LpoB; amino-acid sequence: MKMNHALLILTGALLLGGCSSTTVSYGDPTETETVTVDYGSSDLQAIADKMADSMLASPATSEITAGGRPVMFMDSIRNKTSEHIDTEAITDSIRTKLLRAGKFRFVDMSKVAAVKQQLEYQQSSGMVDPASMVRLGKQTGARYMVYGNLASIVKDNGKVKDVYYQMTMNLMDLQNGELLWADQKEIRKQAKKSTFGW